In Bernardetia litoralis DSM 6794, the genomic window CGTCGTCTTTCGGCTTATGAATATGATTCTTATTCGAAAGTAGAGCTAGATGTAGATAATATTTCTGATAAATTTAAGGAGAAAAAAATGGTCAAACAGATTATCAGCGTTGTTGATAGTGTCGAAAGTTTGGCTGGGGAAGATGGAAAACCTGTATTGCCTTTATTTATTTCTGAAACTATTTCTAAATATTATTACCGAGATAATCCTGTTAAAAGAAAAGAAGAGATACAAAAAACACGTATTAAAGGAGTTGGTATAGATGATGGAAGTATTGTTTCTCAGCTTGTAGGCTCGTCTTTTCAAGATTATAATTTTTATAAAAGCTGGATTCAAATTGCAGGAAAAGATTTTGTTTCTCCTGTATCAGAAAGTTGGAGATTATTTTATGATTATGAATTGCAAGAACGTTCCGAAATAGATGGTATTTGGTGTTATCATATTGATTTCCAACCCAAAAGAGAAGAAGATTTGGCTTTTACTGGCACAATGTGGATTACCGATGATTCCACTTTTGCATTAAAACGTATTGATGTTACTGTTCCAAAAACAGCTAATCTAAATTTTATCGAAAAAATAAAAATTCAACAAGATTTAAAACGAATTGAAGACGAAAAAGAAACGGCTTGGATTCCTGTCAAAACACGTATTTTGGTGGATGTTGGACAAATAAATGACCAATGGGCAGGAATGCTTTTGAAGTCGTATAGCTCGGCTGAGAATATCATAATTAATAAACCTAAAGAGCTTAGATTTTATAAAGATGCCATTGTAGTAGATGAAGAAGTAAATAATTCGACAGATGAGTTTTGGCAAGAAAACCGACACGATTCTTTGACGGCAAGCGAACAAACAGTTTATGCAATGATTGATACAATTAGTAATTTGCCAATGGTAAAAAGTTATATTGAAATTGCTGATTTATTGATAAATGGCTATAAAGATATTGGAAAAATAGATATAGGAACACTTTTAACTTTTTATTCAAATAATAATATTGAAGGGCATCGTTTGATGTTCAGAACAAGAACAAATATAGATTTTAGCTCAAAAATTCAATTTTTTGCTGGAATTGGATATGGCTTTAAGGATGAAAAATGGAAGTATAGTGGAAAAATAAGATATATTGCCAACCGAAATCCTTGGACGGTTATCAGTGTAGCTCATCAATATGACCTCCAGCAAGTTGCTTTATTTAATGAAGATTTTCGTTCTAGTGATAATTATCTTTTTACGGCCTTTAGTCGTTGGGGAGATTTGAGTAGAAATCGTCCTTTTTATCATAGACAAAGTAGTATTGATTTTCAAACAGATATTATAAAAGGAGTTACATCAAAAATCACTTATCGTAATCAAGAGTATGACCCTTTGTTTGCCTTTGAATTTTTTGACCCAGAAAATTCGGATATTCGTCGTAGTAATTTTACAGTTTCGGAAGTAATGGCAGAAGTCAGAATTGGTTTTAGAGAGCGTTATATCAATGGTGAAATGGCTAGAGTTGTTATTCCAAGCAATTTTCCTGTTTTCAAATTTCGTTATATTAGAGGAATAAGTGGATTTTTGGGTGGTGATTTGGAATATCACAAATTTTCTACTCGTTTAGAACATTCGTTTCGTGTAGGTATTTTTGGGCGAACAGATTATTTTATTAGTGCTGGTTTTACGCCTTCTACGCTTCCTTATCCACTTTTAGAATCTCATTTGGGCAACGAAACTCCTTTTTATAATCAACTTTCATTTAATTTAATGAATTACTTTGAATTTGTGAGTGATAAATATGCTTCTATAAATATTGTACATGATTTTAATGGATTTTTATTGAATAGAATTCCACTAATGAGAAGATTAAAATGGAGAACTTTTGTAGAAGGAAATATGCTCATTGGAAATGTCAGTCAAAAAAATATTGATTTAATTCCTAATATAGATTCAAACGGAGTTCCGATGCCTAAATTTGGAAGTCTTGGTGCAACTCCTTATGCAGAAGTAAGTTATGGAGTAAGTAATATTTTTAGATTTGTGAGAGTGCAAGCCGTTCATCGTCTTACTTATTTGGATAAAGATGATGCTAGTAAATGGGGAATTCGTGTTTCGGCTCAATTTAGATTATAAACAAAAAAGCAGCTTAGAATTAAATTATCTAAGTTACTTTTTGGATTTAAATAAACTGTAATATTTTTATCTAAATATACTTTTTCCTGTAATATCTCTAGGATAAAAATGAGTCAAATATTCTTGTGCTTCATTGATTAAGGCTTTGAGATAATCAGGATTTACTTTTTTGGCATCTTGAATACGGATTTCTTTTGTTTCTTCAAATTTAGTTACAAATTCTGTTGTGTAGTCTAAATCTAACATATCACAAATATCTGTGAGTGTTCGTTCTGGAGTATCTCTAAAATCTTCATATCTAAAAAATAGCCAATCTGGATAATTAAGTTGGTAGTATAAAATTGTTTCAGCGAAAACAAGCCATACTCTGATTGCTTTTTCCCATTCTTGAAGTGATTGAAATGTATTTTCTTTTTGTTCTATTGCTACACGTTCTAGTATATTAGGTGCATACTTAATAATTTTAGGAGAAAATAATTTGTCAAAATCCATACTTTCGTTCTTTTCTAGCCAATGATATACAAACTTTAAAGGGTGCTGAATAAGAATTATGACATCTGTTCGGTAATGTTTATATAACCATTCTGTTAAAAAAATGCCATGTTTGTCATAAATAAGTGGACGAATCTCCTTTTTAGTTTCTTTATTAACTTGATATTTATCTACAAAACGATGATAAAGCTGTTTGAAGCCACTACTAAATGCACCTTTTGTATTCTCCTGTTCTGTTTTGGAATTGATAAACTCTCCCATAAAAGCAGTATAGGGATTGTCTTCATGTGGTTCTATAAAAGAATATTCATTTTCAAAAGAAAAAATATCTCTTGTTTCGCTTTGAGGAGAAAAAAAATAAGGAAGGTAACGTATTGAAGGAAAAGTAGATAAAATAGTATCTATCCATTCTTGCTGTGAACAAAAAGCTCCTGTAAATAAAATAGGTTTTTGCGTTTGCATTAATTTAGTAACAGATTTAGACAAATAAATGATATAAGATTATGCTATAAATTAATAATAAAATTAATATTATACAAAGAATTCTAAATTTAGTGAAAAATAATTAATTTTTTGTATTGAATTTTTATTTTTTTATTCTAAAAATAGTTTTTACCCTACTTCTTTCCAATTATTCTAATTTTTAGCATATTCATTTTTAAGCCTTACAAATTTATGATACTTTTGTGGTATCAATTTATGACGAGATTACAAGAAAGAGGTTAATCATTCTACTAATCTTTATTCACTAATCATTAAATACTACTTATGAGTCTGAGTGTCAATCATTTATTAGGAATAAAAGACCTTACACAAGCCGATATTTTGCATATCTTCGAAATGGCAAAACAGTTTAAGGAAGTTATTAATCGTCCTATCAAAAAAGTACCTTCTTTGCGTGATATTACGATTGCCAATGTTTTTTTTGAAAATTCTACTCGTACTCGTATTTCTTTCGAATTAGCTCAAAAACGGCTTTCAGCTGATGTAGTCAATTTTTCAGCAAGCAATAGTTCGGTTTCAAAAGGCGAAACATTACTGGATACAGTCAATAATATTTTGGCAATGAAAGTGGATATGATTGTGATGCGTCATTCCAGTGCTGGTGCGCCTCATTTTTTAGCCAAGCATATCAATGCTGCTATCGTAAATGCTGGTGATGGAACACATGAACACCCAACACAAGCACTCTTGGATACCTTTTCAATTAAAGAAAAACTTGGAGAAGTAGCTGGTAAAAAAGTAGCTATTATTGGAGATATTTCGCATTCAAGAGTAGCACTTTCAAATATTTTTGCACTTCAAAAACTAGGAGCAGAAGTGATGCTTTGTGGAATGCCAACACTTATTCCAAAATTTATAAATCAATTAGGGGTAAAAGTGAGTTATAACCTCAGAGAAACTTTAGAATGGTGTGATGTTGCAAATGTTTTGCGTATTCAATTAGAAAGACAGGATGTGAAAAATATCCCTTCCTTGCGTGAATACTCGCTTTATTATGGAATAAATAAGGAATTATTAGATTCTCTAAATAAAGAAATTGTAATTATGCACCCAGGCCCCATTAATAGAGGCGTAGAATTGGATAGCGATGTTGCCGACTCTGACCATTCTATAATTCTTAATCAAGTAGAAAATGGCGTGGCAATAAGAATGGCTGTTTTGTATCTTTTGGCTGAAAAAATAAAACCAAAATCAGTTACCAATTAATAGTAATCAGTTACCAGTTTTAATGATTAAGAAA contains:
- a CDS encoding aspartate carbamoyltransferase catalytic subunit; the encoded protein is MSLSVNHLLGIKDLTQADILHIFEMAKQFKEVINRPIKKVPSLRDITIANVFFENSTRTRISFELAQKRLSADVVNFSASNSSVSKGETLLDTVNNILAMKVDMIVMRHSSAGAPHFLAKHINAAIVNAGDGTHEHPTQALLDTFSIKEKLGEVAGKKVAIIGDISHSRVALSNIFALQKLGAEVMLCGMPTLIPKFINQLGVKVSYNLRETLEWCDVANVLRIQLERQDVKNIPSLREYSLYYGINKELLDSLNKEIVIMHPGPINRGVELDSDVADSDHSIILNQVENGVAIRMAVLYLLAEKIKPKSVTN
- a CDS encoding DUF5686 and carboxypeptidase-like regulatory domain-containing protein, which gives rise to MNIVFYTSRFFLVIGFLLISCSAFAQKTVVTGKVTDAETGDGVPFANVYFDGTTIGVSTDFDGFYKIETDKATDSLVVSYVSYQTRKKAIQKGVTQNIDYQLASSEETLKAIVITSGKRENPAWEYLRGVLEHKSENDKRRLSAYEYDSYSKVELDVDNISDKFKEKKMVKQIISVVDSVESLAGEDGKPVLPLFISETISKYYYRDNPVKRKEEIQKTRIKGVGIDDGSIVSQLVGSSFQDYNFYKSWIQIAGKDFVSPVSESWRLFYDYELQERSEIDGIWCYHIDFQPKREEDLAFTGTMWITDDSTFALKRIDVTVPKTANLNFIEKIKIQQDLKRIEDEKETAWIPVKTRILVDVGQINDQWAGMLLKSYSSAENIIINKPKELRFYKDAIVVDEEVNNSTDEFWQENRHDSLTASEQTVYAMIDTISNLPMVKSYIEIADLLINGYKDIGKIDIGTLLTFYSNNNIEGHRLMFRTRTNIDFSSKIQFFAGIGYGFKDEKWKYSGKIRYIANRNPWTVISVAHQYDLQQVALFNEDFRSSDNYLFTAFSRWGDLSRNRPFYHRQSSIDFQTDIIKGVTSKITYRNQEYDPLFAFEFFDPENSDIRRSNFTVSEVMAEVRIGFRERYINGEMARVVIPSNFPVFKFRYIRGISGFLGGDLEYHKFSTRLEHSFRVGIFGRTDYFISAGFTPSTLPYPLLESHLGNETPFYNQLSFNLMNYFEFVSDKYASINIVHDFNGFLLNRIPLMRRLKWRTFVEGNMLIGNVSQKNIDLIPNIDSNGVPMPKFGSLGATPYAEVSYGVSNIFRFVRVQAVHRLTYLDKDDASKWGIRVSAQFRL